The Chloroflexus aggregans DSM 9485 genome segment CAACCCACTCCCACGCATATCAGGCTGACCGGCCAACAAATGAATTGCTGTGTCGTTATGAAAGACGATTTGACATGCGCGATTGACGACGATGACACCGGTATCGATGGTTTGCACAAGGGCGACAAAGAGGGGCTGACAGTTGGGGAGGCCAAGCTGGAGCGATGGATCGTCCGGTGGAAGTGATGATGAGAGGGTAAGCGTCATTACCTCATCCTGTTCCGCAACAGATGGTGCAGCAGTAGACTCTTGGTCACGGGCAACACGTAAGCGTTCAAGCTGACGCCCCCGGCGCACGGTGAAGATCAGGCTCACCGTTAACACAACCGTCGCCACCGTCAGCGTCAATTCCAACAGGGTCATTGGCTTATTGTTGTCCCGTCAACCGGAGGTTCAAATCGGTACCCAACACCACGCACCGTCTGGATATACGTTGGCTTACTGGGATCAGGTTCAATCTTCTCACGCAACCAGCGAATATGGACATCGACGGTGCGGCTATCACCGATAAAATCCTGCCCCCATACTCGTTCGAGCAACAGATCGCGGGTCAGAGCGATGCCACGGTTGCGCATAAGACACGTCAGGAGGTCGAACTCCTTTTGCGGCAGGTTTAGTTCTTGACCATCACGCCATGCACGACGGCTACTGGCATCAACCCGGATCGAACCTGCCTCGAGGACTTCACGCACAATCGAATGCGGCTGCCGTTCACTACGGCGCAAAATAGCCCGCACGCGCGCAAGAAACTCACCGAGGCTAAACGGTTTGCTGATGTAGTCATCGGCGCCGAGTTCGAGACCGGCAATCCGATCAACTTCATCTTGGCGGGCGGTAAGCATGATTATCGGTACGTCACTCTCTTGGCGTAGAATCCGACAGACCGAAAATCCATCAAGGCGGGGTAGCATAATATCGAGCACCACGAGATCGGGCTGATCACGGCGGGCACGATCAAGCCCTTGTACGCCATCGCCGGCGATAATGACCGCATACCCTTCTCGTTCAAGATTGTAGCGTAGTGTTTCGGCCAGTGTCGTCTCGTCTTCGACAATCAAAACCGTCGCCATATCCACTCCACACATGAAGACCGCCGGTACGTAGCCGGCGGTCACTGCCTCTCGGCGACAATGGTCGGGGCGGAGGGATTTGAACCCACGACCCCCGCGTCCCAAACGCGGTGCTCTACCAGGCTGAGCCACGCCCCGACGCCATTAAGGTTAGCAGCAACTGGGCCATTTTGTCAAGCGCCATCTGTCACTTCAGGCGGAATTACAGGTGGCCCAGAGCGAGGCTGCAATTGAAGCCGGGCGCGCACGCGAGCCAGTTCTCCCACTGCCAGCCGCACCTCATTCAGCCATTCACGATGTTCGTAAGCAAAGGCGCGGGCAATGTAGGCCAACGCACTACTACGTGTATCGGCAACGCCAACCGCGACCAACAGATCAAGCAATTCACGTTCAGCGCGGCCCAACCGGGTCATCACCGGCACCGTGCGCGTCGTAAAGAGTACC includes the following:
- a CDS encoding response regulator transcription factor; its protein translation is MATVLIVEDETTLAETLRYNLEREGYAVIIAGDGVQGLDRARRDQPDLVVLDIMLPRLDGFSVCRILRQESDVPIIMLTARQDEVDRIAGLELGADDYISKPFSLGEFLARVRAILRRSERQPHSIVREVLEAGSIRVDASSRRAWRDGQELNLPQKEFDLLTCLMRNRGIALTRDLLLERVWGQDFIGDSRTVDVHIRWLREKIEPDPSKPTYIQTVRGVGYRFEPPVDGTTISQ